A stretch of DNA from Prochlorococcus marinus str. SB:
TTTTTCATCATCAAACCTCAGAAAGTTTTCAAATAATAGATTTAAAGTAGAAAAAATAAGTAATCAACAAATTTTTCTTGAAGAATCTAATCAAATACCATTTGAAGATGAGATTTATAAAAATGATATGGATCCTAAATCAGATAATCTGATTATGTTTGAAAATGATCTACACCTTGCAACCCTTAAAAATTTACTTCCAAGCTATAAAAAAGTATTTATTATCCTTTTAAAAAATGAACAAAGACAAATTAAATTGTCTGAATCTGTATTGAAATTTAAACAAGATTTGGTCTCTGAATTTTTAGAGCAATTTGATAATGTTGAACAGATTGATCCTTATTCACTGGAAAATACTTTTAAAAATACTAACGAAATAGACATTATTTATCCTGGAGTGGGAGAAAACTATGATTTCATAACTGAGTTTAAAAATTTACACCATAAAAAAATTTTTAATCTTGTGAGGGATGAAGATTTATTTGCTTGGAAATTTGCTAAAAGAGGGTTTTTTAAATTTAAAGAAAATATTCCAAAAATAAATCAGAGAATATTAGAAAATTTTTCAAAAAAATAATTTTTAACTTAGTTGAATTCCTAATCAGAAAAAATAACCTCTTTGGTAAGTAAGTATAAATACTTATTTAGGTGCGACTTTTGCTCTTTAATCCACGATGGATACTGTGACTAGTTATTTTTACTTAAGGATAATTTTTTTATAGTGCTTTCAACAATTCTTACCAAGTCGTTCAGCAAAGATACTGCTTTATTAATTCTTAGAGTTATAACTGGAACTGTTCTTATACATCACGGTTATGAGAAATTAGCAAACATAGAAAATTTCGCTGATGCTTTTGTAAGACCATTACATCTCCCATTCCCAATATTTTTATCATACATAGCGGCATTCTCAGAAATAGGAGGTAGTTGGTTATTAATTATCGGCTTAGCAACAAGATTCGGAGCTTTGGCAATTGTTGGAACAATTTCTGTTGCGATATATCATGCACTTGTTACTTCAGGTTTTAATATTTTCTTACTAGAGCTTTTACTTTTATATTTCGCTTCAGCAACTTCAATTGCATTAACAGGTCCCGGTAATTTTTCCTTAGATGAAGTCATTATCAGAATTTTGAAATCTGAAGATGAGGAAGAAATTATACCCTCAACAAAAGCAAAACCTTCCAAGCAAATTGAAGTTAAAGAAGAAACAAACAAAGGTGGTTTATTTCAATTTCTGCAAGCGAACATACTCTCAGATACTTCAAGCTAATTTTTTAGGATAAAGACTATTTATTAGTTCTAACCTTTTTCTATAACTGTTTCTCTTCTCAATTTTTATCTTAATCGTTGCTTCACAAAGACTTATAAAAAGCCCTATAGCAGTTACCCAAGATAGAAAAATGAAAGGGTTTTCAGGAATTTCTGAGAAATTCATATAAATATTACTTCTTTTTTTAAACTGACTGATCACTATATGTATTTCAACCTAAATATACAATTTAGAAATATTTAAGGATTAATTTCAACTTTCTCCCATTTTTTAACCTTTTCCCAAAGATATCGTTTATGAACAGGCTGTTCTAATTTAAGAAGATCTACTGAATATATTTCAAAATTAAGAACCACAAAATTTTCTGACTTCGGTAGATTGGATAATCTTTCATGAGTAGATTGGACTTTTGGGTTTATTTTCTCTCCAGGAGACCCCCAAAACCAAGAAGATTTTGATTTTTCTGATAATGAATCCCAATAATTTTTGTTATCACTTAATTCACGTATTTTTCCTTTAAATCTATATTGTGATTTGGTTTTCAAAAAGAACCATAATATTTCTGCATTAGGGTTGGATTTTAAATGCCCAATTTTTTCACTTCTTCTATCTGTGAAAATTATCATTGAACTATCTTTATGCCATCCTCTGAAAACAACTGTTCTTACTCTTGGCTCATTTTTTTCGCTGACTGTTGCAAGCTGTATCCATTTATTAGAGGGTGATTTGCCCTCTTTGTTTCTAGAAGATTTTAAATCTTGCCTCCAACTGGGTAAGTTGTTATCAGGCATTTAATTTAGGCAATATTAGACCACTTTTCTTTTTGTATTCTTCGAATGAATCATATTTTGAGAGCGATTTATCTTTTTTTATCATTCTTGGTAGAAAAACTATAGAGAAAAATATTGCAAGAATTACTAATGGAACGAAACTCATTGAGAGGATGGCGAATGATAGATAAATTAGTATTTCTCCTAAATAATTTGTATTTCTTATATTTTCGAAAAATCCTTCTTTAATTAGATCTTTTTTTAATTTAAGAGAAAAATATTTTTGGGCATCACTAGCAAAGTGTAGAAACACACCAATTATATTTATAGATACAGAAGCAGCTATTACAATATTTGGAACAGATTTCTCAGATGAGATAAGAATATAGGGAGCTACCCAGTAACTACCAAGGAAAATAAAACCAGTAACTGAAGTTAAAAAATTGATTTTTTCTTTAAAATAAGGATCTGGGAATATCTTTTCTTTTAAAAGCCAAAGTAGTCCATAAGTACCATGCAGAGCTAAATAAACGTAGGGAGCGATCGTAAAATTATCAAAAAAAATCATAAGACCTATCACTACAAATGCAGTGAGACCCTTATGGAGATTAATTATTTGATTAAGTTTCATCTTTTTGAATAATCTAAAAAATGAAATTATTTTCTGTGGATCTAACCTAAGTCGTCAAAAGTTTTAATGGGCGATACTGGATTCGAACCAGTGGCCACTACCGTGTCGAGGTAGTGCTCTACCACTGAGCTAATCGCCCAAATTGAAGAAATTTTTTATTCCCCTTATAAGAAAATAGCAGGTTGCGTTTCATTTTCTAAGTAATTTAACTTTCCATCGTTCTCTTTTGGTTATTTCTAAATTTAAAATTTCAATAAATCCTTTATTTTCAAGTTCTAGTTTGTCGCCAATTTTTAGATTAATTGTTGGTTTATTAACTTTGCTTCCATTTAATCTGAGCATTCCATTTTCTATCCTTTCAATGATTTTGGTTCGTGATACCCTAAAGCCCGCTGAAGCTATAGCATCTAATCTTGTTGAGGCTTCTACTGTATTGACAAGTTTTTTTGATCTTCCAGAAGGTATTTGTAATTCATCTATACCTACTACATTAATTTTTACTTTTACGTCTCTTAAATAAAAAATCTTTTCATCTAGATGCTCAATATCTAAATTATCAATTATCCCTTGTGCTCCCCTATCGCCAATAGTCCATATATCCCCAACTTTTAATTGATTAACCCCATTTTTAATTAAGAGGGATCTAAAATCGTCTTGAGTAGCATTATCAAATAAAAAATTCCCATTAATTTTTATTCCTTGAGCTGGAAAATTACTTTTTAGCGCATCCTCCTCAGGAATATTATCCCCTCTAAAGCAAGCTATCCTAGATCTTTGAGAAGAGGAGAATCCTCCATAAATAAAAAATTTGAAATCATTTAAATTTTCAAAATCTTTTAAAATCTCTTCGCAAACATAGGTTGAATTAAACCCAGTCCAATAAGTTTCCCAGTGTTTGTAAGCTAAGTTAGCAATATTTATTAATTCCTCAGTTTCTTTTTTGTAGTTTGAATTTATTAAGATTTCTTTTAAGTCAATCATTTAGCCTTCTAAAAAAATTATATCTTTTGCTTCTGATTGTTTTATCAAAGCCCAAGGTAATTCAGTTCCAATTTGATTTTCAAGTAGAACAAGCCATTTACCCTCTTTATTAAAATTAATGATTGATCTTAACTCTTTATTTCTATTAATGTTGATACTTGCAGAAGAGACAATGCTTCCTAAATATCCTGAACCCATTCCTAATACTCCTCCAATGAGAGATTCCCCGATGTTATTTAAACCAAGAAAGCTGAAGGTAGATAAATTTGTCATATTAGAAAAAGCTATTCCTGCTATAAAC
This window harbors:
- a CDS encoding DoxX family protein; translated protein: MLSTILTKSFSKDTALLILRVITGTVLIHHGYEKLANIENFADAFVRPLHLPFPIFLSYIAAFSEIGGSWLLIIGLATRFGALAIVGTISVAIYHALVTSGFNIFLLELLLLYFASATSIALTGPGNFSLDEVIIRILKSEDEEEIIPSTKAKPSKQIEVKEETNKGGLFQFLQANILSDTSS
- a CDS encoding pyridoxamine 5'-phosphate oxidase family protein, which produces MPDNNLPSWRQDLKSSRNKEGKSPSNKWIQLATVSEKNEPRVRTVVFRGWHKDSSMIIFTDRRSEKIGHLKSNPNAEILWFFLKTKSQYRFKGKIRELSDNKNYWDSLSEKSKSSWFWGSPGEKINPKVQSTHERLSNLPKSENFVVLNFEIYSVDLLKLEQPVHKRYLWEKVKKWEKVEINP
- a CDS encoding photosystem II S4 domain protein, with the protein product MIDLKEILINSNYKKETEELINIANLAYKHWETYWTGFNSTYVCEEILKDFENLNDFKFFIYGGFSSSQRSRIACFRGDNIPEEDALKSNFPAQGIKINGNFLFDNATQDDFRSLLIKNGVNQLKVGDIWTIGDRGAQGIIDNLDIEHLDEKIFYLRDVKVKINVVGIDELQIPSGRSKKLVNTVEASTRLDAIASAGFRVSRTKIIERIENGMLRLNGSKVNKPTINLKIGDKLELENKGFIEILNLEITKRERWKVKLLRK
- a CDS encoding FAD-binding domain-containing protein: MSFLLKAQNTWENFAKYKINDYAKLRNFDFGPNNESSVSKLSPFITHRILSEYELIHDIKSKYKIKNSTKFVEEIFWRVYWKGWMENRPKVWRNFISENNLDFDYELYESAINGNTELDYFNSWVHELKQYNYLHNHTRMWFASTWIFNLGLPWQLGAKFFFKYLFDGDASSNLLSWRWVGGLQTKGKQYLFSSSNLRKFSNNRFKVEKISNQQIFLEESNQIPFEDEIYKNDMDPKSDNLIMFENDLHLATLKNLLPSYKKVFIILLKNEQRQIKLSESVLKFKQDLVSEFLEQFDNVEQIDPYSLENTFKNTNEIDIIYPGVGENYDFITEFKNLHHKKIFNLVRDEDLFAWKFAKRGFFKFKENIPKINQRILENFSKK
- a CDS encoding DUF1295 domain-containing protein encodes the protein MKLNQIINLHKGLTAFVVIGLMIFFDNFTIAPYVYLALHGTYGLLWLLKEKIFPDPYFKEKINFLTSVTGFIFLGSYWVAPYILISSEKSVPNIVIAASVSINIIGVFLHFASDAQKYFSLKLKKDLIKEGFFENIRNTNYLGEILIYLSFAILSMSFVPLVILAIFFSIVFLPRMIKKDKSLSKYDSFEEYKKKSGLILPKLNA